The genomic segment ATTTCTGcttgtgccaccacaggaactccctcttgcaGCTTTTTGAGGCAGTGCCATCCCTGGTCCTGTGCTCACGGCCTGCGTCTGCGCAGTCAGCTCATCCCTCTGTCTTCCCGAACCTCAGTTTGTTTGTCAATACTATGGGGCCAATGGCAGTGCCTTGTTCCCTTGCTCAGGAGCCATGTTGTGCATCAGGAGCTAATACAACATGAAAGTGATTTCTAACGTTTAGGGTAAACTAAAAAGgcaatttcttattatttttgttcaaGAGTGGTATAGATTGGTGTTTAAGTGTGTGGACTATGGAGTCAAAGGGCCTGTATTTGAATGAAATTCTATCTTTCaccaaccagctgtgtgacctcgggcaagtctCTGAACCTCTCTGTTCCTCTGCAAAACAGCATGAATTAATTCATTAGCAAATACTTACTGAGGATTTATTATGTCCCAGGCACATATGGGGGAATGTGGGAGgtatcagtgaacaaaacagagcaAGAAGCACACTCCCTCGGGATTTGTGTTCATGTGGGAGGAGACAAGCAATAAACACTAAACATAACAAGTGAACAAATGACTCAGTGATACAGAGTGTTACGGGCGATTGTGCtgcagggaaagggaagaaatgtgACATCCGGGGTCAGGGAGGCCCAGCAGGAAGGCCAGGGCTGCTGTCAGGTGGGAGGCCTCCACGTCTGAAAGCCTAGAGCAGTGCCCGCAAGGACAAGCCTTATACATGCCTTGGTGGTCCTCGTCGTTATCCTGAGCATAGACCCCGAGGAGGAGGGAAGCCTAGAaggaggggcaggcagaggagagagCCCGGGGAAGGCGGCATGAGCCTGGGACCATGTGTGCCACCTTGGAACCGGGGCCGCAGCCATAGACCCCGATGTGGGGCAAGCGCTCAGGCCTGTTGCAGGGCCTGTAAAGAGGCGAGTCTCTTCTGTCCCTTTTTCCTGCGTCGTGTGGTTCCTCATGAGAACAGTCATGAGGATGGAGTCAAATACCCTGGAGGGAAGGTAGGTTGGGGGCTGAGATCAGAGGTCAAATTTTCTTAGGCAATTTGGCGACTAGCGCAGAGCAAACAGTGTGGGGAGTTGGACACCCTGCCTCAAGAGCAGCTGCAGTCACCACCCTGGGGAGAGGACAGCAAGCCAAGAGGGCAGGCACGGCCTGCAGGGAAGGTGGAGGCATCCAGGTGGCCTGGGGTCAGTGGTGACCGCAGCTCCAAGGAGGCGCAGGCCAGCTCTGGGAGGACcgggtgagggaggaggggcggggagaCTGAGACGTAACCTGGTAGTAAGGTCGGTCCGCTCCTTCCCGAAAACTGAAGGGGTGTCATAGAAAAGTGTTAgaactggagtttctgttgtggtgcagtggtaacgaagcccactagtatccatgaggctgtgggttccatccctggcctcgctcagtgggttaaggatccagcgttgccccaagctgtggtgtaggtcacagacacggcttggatcctgtgtagctgtggctgtggtgtaggctggcagctacagctctgattcgacccctggcctgggaacttacatatgctgaaggtgtggctctgaaaagaccaaaaaaaaaaaaaaaaaaaaaaagcaattgttaGAGCTGAATGAGCCCATACAGGGAACATTCTTCCTCTCAGCCAAAACCATCAGAcatcagaataaataaaataaatgagcggAGCCAGCCCAAGAGCCTTCTCCAGGGTCTCAGTCTACTCTGGAGCTCCCAGCCAGGTGAGGCTGGAACAGGTTGGCAGGGATCTTGAGAGAGAAGGTGCTGGAGACTGTGCTGCTCACCCTGGGGGACCTGCATCCAGGGAGAGGGTCTAAGCCATTGCTGCACAGCTGCATCTCCTGGCAGCACCGGGCATGGACCCATGAAAGTGGGCTGTGGGCGGCGGGGCTGGGCAGGGGTAAGCAGGAGCCAGACAGGGAATCTGCTCTGCTGGAAGTTTTCCAGCTGGTGTGGGGGTTGGGACAGGTGGGGGCGACCATGGTGCTTAACCCCAGCTGCAAGTAAGGACCACCCGAAGACTACAAACCCCTCCCCAGGCCACTTGGGTAGCATCTCTGGTGGTGAGACCAAATCTTCATGGAGCCTAAAGCTTCTGGGTGAGAGCTGTGagctctggaggctgagaagaacCTGTGAGAGTAAATGTAGGTGGAACTGGACCTCTGTCCCAGCCTCACTGTAAGACCTCAGGAACATTTCTTCAGATCTCAGGAGTCCTCTTTCTGTGTCTGCAAAGAAGTGAAACAATTCCTTCCTTCCATGACCGTGTAGCCGTTAGAGTCTAGTCTGTGGAAATGGGCTCTGGTGAGCCGTCTATACCACACGAGTATGAGctcgccattttttttttcttttttttgcttttttggagggctgctcttgcagtatatggaggttcccaggctaggggtcgaattggagctcttgccactggcctacaccacagccacagcaacgtcagatctgagccatatctgcgacctacaccacagatcacggcaacactggatccttaaaccactgagcaaagccagggatcgaacccaaaacctcaggggtcctagttgggtttgttcctcctgagccacaacgggaactcttgagCTCTCCTTTCTTAAATTACACTCCTTTGCTAGGAAACGAGGAGCCTTTCCCCAGTGATATTACACAGCTAGATGCTTCTTGCCAGGCAGGCTTACAGCACAGGAAACACCTCTGTGAGTGTTAGTCATGTGTGTGAGTCGTGTATTCCAAACCGGTTTACGACCTACCCTGGGGCTTGGAGGCCCCTAAAGGCCTACCGTCTGCCACACGTCTGTTGTCGGGGAAAATGTACAGCCATAGACCCATGGGCGTATTTGTGCTGTGGGCTCCCACCACCAGCACCTCAGCCTGGGGTCTTAAACCACAGAGATctattttctcatgattctggaggctggaaatccaagatcaaggttggCAGGGGAGGCCTCTTTCCCGGGCTTGTCCACGATCGTTTCCACCCTGTGTCCTCATACCGTCCTCCCAGCATGCGTGTCTGCGTCCTGctctcctcttcttctaaggacacagACTGGATGAGGGCCCACCCTGATGGCCTCATTTAACCTAAATTACCTCTTTAGAGACTCTGTCTCGAAGGACAGTCACATTTGGAGGGACAGGACGCACCTGGACTTTGATGATGAAAACAATCAATAAACAATGGATAACAGGACCAGAAAGGAGTTGTCTTTGAGCCCAACTTAGGACTAGAGCAGAGACACAGAAGCAAGAAGTCTTTGAATGGTGTTCCGCCAGACTACAAAATGGGGGAGgctgagaaaagcaaaaactacaACATTGCATAAGTGGCTTGTCAAGAATTAGGAGTGGAGCTGGCAAGACATCAGGGTGCTTGTTAAGCAAGAATTGGTTGGGGTCCAAAATGGTTGCACAGTTACAAGGAGAGACCTCAAGGCCATAAGGGGACAGCTGCCAGCAGATGTTGTTTTGAGAATAGCTGGTGGTGTCCTTGAGTTTGATCCAGTGCAGGAGATTCAAGTTCTCAGTAGTACAGAAACATATCTGAACCCAGGGCCACAATGGCCACCCAGCTCCATTTTGGATGACTGAATTGAAGTcgcttcattttgatttttttttttttcggtctttttagggacacacctatggcatatggaggttcccaagttaggggtctaatcggagctatggctgtcagccacagccacagccacagccacagccacaccagatctgatccgtgtctgcgatctataccacagctcacagcaacgccagatccttaacctactgagtgaggacagggatcgaaccgaaacctcatggttcctagtcggattcatttccgctgcaccaccatgggcACTCTCATTTTGGTTTCTAAATGCATGCTTTCCTGCCATAGTTAAAGCAGATGCACAGTGCATGTTTGACAGGCCGCATGACAAGCTGTCCTTGTTAGCACGTTCAAGCCAAACCACTTGAACCAGAACGACTTCCCCAAACCTCAACATGTGCAAATTTCTTCCAtcagcttcaacatatgaatttttaacTTTCTGCATAAATATCATGATACTTTATGACTCAAAATATTCCcttaaaataaggtaaaatattcCGTATTATTCTTTTACGAAACCTGTAACTATTGGCTAAAGCATCCTATCATTGATGAACACAGGTAAAAATAATATCGGCCACTCACATGTTCTTGAAGAATGCTTGCAATATTGTGAAAACATTTGTTTACATTCTTATTTGACTTAGTATTTTCCCGTAGAGCTTTGAATCTCTTCTTCTCCTGGAAATTTGTGGAATGTGGATGGATTTCTCCTCCGCAAACTGGTTGTAGGAAATTGCTAGAGGGCGCTTAATAACCCCCTTTCCCCCTTCACAAACTCTTCCAGGGTCGCAAGAGTGAACCCCATCGGAGATGGCTCCTGCTGGCCTGAGCCTCGGCGCCGCTGTCCTTGGCCTCTTGGCCTGGGCCAGCCTGGCCGCCGGGGACCGGGTTTATATACACCCCTTCCACCTCCTCGTCTACAGCAAGAGCAGCTGTGAGCAGCTGGAGAAAACTGGGGCAGAGACGCCCACAGACCTGACGTTCGCGCCTGTCCCCATTCAGGCCAAGTCGTCCCCCGTGGACGAGGAGGCCCTGCGGGAAGCGCTGGTTCAAGCCACCGAGGGGCTGGAGGCCGAGGACCGGCTGAGGGCTGTGAAAGTGGGGATGCTGCTCAATTTCATGGGCTTCCACATGTACAAGACGCTGAGCGCCACATGGAGCGCAGCCGGCGGGGCTGTGTTCTCCCCGGTGGCTCTCTTTGGCACCCTGACCTCCTTCTACCTGGGCGCCTCGGACCCCACGGCCAGAAGACTACAGGCCTTCCTGGGCGTCCCTGGGGAGGATCAGGGCTGCACCTCCCGGCTGGACGGTCACAAGGTCCTGTCTGCCCTGCAGACCATCCAGGGCCTTCTGGTCACCCACGGTAGGGCCGGCAGCCAGGCCAGGCTGCTCCTATCCACAGTGGTCGGCCTGTTCACGGTCCCCGGGCTGCGCCTGAAGCAGCGGTTCGTGCAGGACCTGGCTCCCTTCGCCCCTGTCACCCTCCCACGCTCCCTAGACCTGTCCTCGGACCCAGATCTCGCTGCTGAGAAGATCAACAGGTTCATGCAGGCGGTGACAGGGTGGAAGATGGGCACGCCGCTGACAGGGGTCAGCCCAGACAGCACCCTACTCCTCAATACCTACGTGCACTTCCAAGGTAAGGCCAGACCTCAGGGCTCGGCCCCTGGCCGGCCAGCATGGCAGTGGTTCTCCGTCTGTATAGATTCGCGTCCGAGGTCTCAGCTGGGCTGAGCAGGGCTACATCTGGGGATGGGCAGTGTGGCAGATGTGGAGAGGCACCTGGAGCCACCCCACTGGGCTCCTTGGATGAGCATTGGTTGAGCGCCAGTCTCCCCACCCGCTGCCCTACTACGTGCAACTCCTACACTGCATCTTTTCATCCCCCTGTGATGCAGTGAGGAGGTGTAACCACCTTTGTTTGCTAGTGAGGGGACAGACTCAGAGAAGCAAAGTGACTGCCTCTGATGGCACAGCCACCTTGGGGACCCCGGGTTCTACACTCCCACCTCTTGGCCTGTGACCCAGCTCCACACTCAGCTGTCCACTGAGAAAGTCTCTGATTCATGCGAAATGAACCAGTGGGTTTGcttgaattattttcatattgGGAGGGGTTATTACCAAACCCCTGAATACACAGGTTGTTCATTCCACTCAAAAATTACTGTTGAGGAAGTAAACTTGCAGACTCCAGCCGATGTTTCAGTGGGGACCTGCAGGGGGGCTGCCCTGGCACCAACCCTGGGTTGCTGGCTGCGGTTAAACAGAAGAATGGATCCTGCAGGTCAATGCTTTGGCCACAAACCCACCCACGAAGATACTCTACAACCGTGCCTTGAGGCTCAGAGCACTTGGCGAGGGGCGTCCCCGAGGACAGGATGGGAGGAAGGCCTGGGGGGTGGCGGAAGCCTTCAAAGTCAGGGTGAGGAACCAGAGCAGGGCcagctttgtttgtttggcctgatgtcagaaggagagaagagaccaGAGTTAGGAGGGCTGGAAGAATGGGTCTGGGCCAGATTTGGAGACAGCTCTGGGTTTGAGTTTTCCTGGTCAGTTCCTAGTAGGGCAGGATCCTTGAGTTGGCTTCTTTTGTGGGCCTTAAGGCAGGTGACAGGTGTAAGTCCCAGGTTGGGGCCTGGTGTGCGCTGTTGCTGGATTCTGCAGGAGGAAGGCTTGATGGGGGTCCTGGGGCCAGGAAAGTACAGAGCAGGCGTGGGGAAGGCCCCAGCCTGCCCCTCCGCACAGCGGAAGCCCCCTGCTCTCTCCTGACTCGCCCTTGATGCTCTCCTGCCTGGTCCCCAGGAAAGGTGAAGGGCTTCTCCCTGCTGCCGGGGCTCCAGGAGTTCCGGGTGGACAACACCACCTCAGTGTCGGTTCCCATGCTCTCGGGCACTGGTACCTTCCACTACTGGAGCGACGACCAGAACAACCTCTCAGTGATCCGCGTGCCCCTCAGCGCCCATGCCAGCCTGCTGCTTATCCAGCCACACACCTTCGACCTGCACAAGGTTGAGGCCCTCACCTTCCAGCACAACTTCCTGACCTGGATCAAGAACCTGTCTCCCCGGTAGGGCTTCCGGGAAACTGCTGGGGTCGCTGTGCGGGGACGGGGGTGTAGATGGGCACCTGCATGGGGTTGGCTTAGCCCTGGTGCcagctggggaggaaggggtaGTGACGGGTCCTCTGTCATCCACCCACCACCTGGCGATCCCTCCTAGGACCCAGCTTTCCTCTGGGCCCAGGGGAGTCGAGGGGAGGAGGAAGCGTGCTTTTCCTCATGCTTCTATTTCCCTCAGGGTTCTGAAGTGCCCGTGCATGCAGTGTGCCCTCAGAGGCGGGTGGGGAGCCCATTCTGCCCCATGTGATCTGCTGCATTCCAGCAGCTTCCTGGGACTCACTCCCTAGAGACTTGGGGTCCCTCtcacagccctgggctggggctgccttGGGTGCCGCCTTGGCCCCagaaccccacccccaactttgCTGCCTGACTGGTCTACCCCACTTTCCTACTGTGACAGAAATAAATAACCCCTCCCCTGGGACTCGCATCAAGCCCATAGCAGCAGGGCGCATACTGTGCTTTGAGACAGGCACTTGGGCACAGAGGCCTACTCagcccaacactttttttttttttaatttacagttgCACCctaggcatttggaagttcccaggctaggggtcaaatcagagctgcatgcagctgccacctaagccacaaccatagcaatgcagatcattaacccactgagcaaggcgagggatcgaacatgcaacctcatggttgctagtcaggtttgttaccactgagccacaataggaactctgaggccaactcttttgtctttttgccttttctagggccgctcctgtggcatatggaggttccaaggctagggatctaatcggagctgttgccgctggcctacaccacagccatagcaatgccagatctgagccacatctgcgagttacaccacagctcatggcaatgccagatccttaacccactgagcaaggccaggggttgaacccgcaacctcatggctcttagtcggatttgttaaccactgcaccacagcgggaactccgaggcCAACTctttttaagtcatttaaaaaaactgtggTAAACATATAACATGAAATGTACCCTTTGAACCATTAAGTGTTTATCTCCATGGCATCAAGTACCTCCTCACTGCTGTGCTGCCATCAGAactccaggacttttttttttttttttttttagggtcacacctgtggcatatggaggttcccaggataggggtggaattggaactacagctgccggcctataccacaaccacagcaacaccagatccaagcctctctgcaacctacaccacagctcacggcaacgcctgatccttaacccactgagcgaggccagggattgaacctgcatcctcatggttactagtcaggttcactaccgctgagccacaacaggaactcccaactctaGAACTTTATCTTCTCAAACAAATTCTGTCCTCCTTCAACACTAACCCCCCATCCCCCTCTTCCACCTTCCCCGCCTCCGAAACCcccatcctactttctgtctaAGAATTCCACTCCTCTGGGGACCTCCTGCAAGTGCCAGCATGTTGTATTTGTTCTTCCATGTCTGGGTTGTTTCACTTGGTATAACATCCCCAAGGTTCATCCAGGTTGAGTCACGTGTCCGAATTTCCTTCCTTGTTGAGGCGGAGTGACATTGCGCTCTATGGATGgactgcattttgtttttctgttttctgctgatggacacttgggtcaCTTCCACCCaccggctattgtgaataaggctGCTAGGGACATGGGTGTGCGAGCGTTTGGTACAGCCTTAGAAACATCCAGGGACGCCCAAGGAAGGCAGAGGTTCTATGTGGAGGTGAATGAGCTGACAGTGATAAGCGTGGCACAAAGGCTGACACTgtaccctccccccgcccccaacatgGGGAGAGCACCTCTGAAAGGCAGTTAGGAAGACACGGCACAGGATTTTAGAGGACGGCATTTTAAAATCATCCAACAAATATGCCTCCAATGCACCCaacctgaaaaaggaaaaggaaaaagaacagaccCATATTCACAGCCAGTCCCTCCTATCCACCCCACCAAGGTCATGGCTGTTAAGCACTGTGCTTTCTTCCCACAGGATCTCAAAGGACGTCAAGGTTTTTGTTATTGTAATTGTGGCCGAAAAATTTCCCAAGACACCCAAACTGGGTGAGGGTGGCAAATGTCCCCTCTTTGGGGACATGCCACCTGGCTTCCCAGGTCTTCTGTGAGCCCTTTCTGTGTGGCCCAAGGCCTCACAGCAGGAGCCACCCAGGATCCTGGGATCAACAGTGGGTCTTTTCCACAGGGCCATCCGCCTGACAATGCCCCAGCTGACACTGCAAGGGTCCTATGACCTGCAGGACCTGCTGGCCCAGACCAAGCTGCCCACGCTGCTAGGTGCTGAGGCAAACCTGCGCAAAATCAGTGATGATGACCTCAGGGTTGGAAAGGTACCGGGTGGCTGGTGTCTGTGCCCAATGTGGGCTCTGTGTGTTCACGGTGTGGGAGGCACAGGTGGGAGGGACTCCGGGGAGGCTTGGGAGGGGGGTACGATGGAGAGGAACACAAGGCCAGGTGGGTGTGTGTCCAGGTGGGGGAGAAGTGAGCAGCGCTCTGTGGAGCGGGCAGTCCGCTCCCCACAGAGTTCTGTTCTGTGGCTCTGCCCAAGGGCTCGATCCTCCCAGATCCTGCAGCAGAAGTGGGACGAGGACCTGAAGAGCAGGTCCCTGGACCGGCTGCTGGCCCTGTCATTCGGCTCCTGGCTTCAGGGGAATATTCAGCAGGAGACAGACTGTCCCAGGGATGATGGATAGGCACTGGATTGGGGGGAAGGATGGCTCCAGTTCTGGCCTTGGCGCCCTCCGTGCCAAGGCAGCAGAGTAAAGCAGGCCCTGGAGGGCtgtggcccagggcccagggaacTCCGCCTAGGACAGAAGGGAAGGTGGCAGAGGGTGTGCGAGACCCTCACGTTATGGGAGTTGGGCCCGGTGTGGGTGGCCAGGCTGGAAGAGGGTTTTGCCCTGGCCTGAGCCTTCTGGAGTGACCCAGGCTTACTGTTTGGCAGGTGCTGAACAGCGTCCTTTTTGAGCTCAAAGCAGACGAGGGAGAGCAGCCCACGGAGTCCGCCCTGCAGCCGGCCGGGCCCGAGGCCTTGGAGGTGACGCTGAACAGCCCATTCCTGTTGGCCGTCTTGGAGCGAGAATCGGCTGCCCTGACCTTCCTGGGCCGTGTGGCCAACCCCATAAGTGCCGCCTGAGGCCTGGCCCTGGCACCACCAGGGCCACCGGCGTGCCACCACCAGTCACCACCCATCTCCATTCTCTTCCATGGAGTCTGCCTAGAGCCAAGAGCGGCGCTGCTCTGAGAACCATGCTATGTACAAAGGGTGGCAGCTCGGGGCAGGTGCTGGGCAGAGCCGAGTCTGGCACAGACCCCATTCCCCAAAGAGCTTGAACACACCGGCTTATTGGTGAAACCTGAAACACATTCCCTTTTCACTGAGAACAGGCATTgggctttaaaacaaaaaccattttttttcattgcccCATACTCACCTTTGGCTTATTGAGTATGGCAACCTGCAGGAAACCACAGTGCCTTCCTTTCTCTAAATTTCTTGGTATTTCTTTCCCCTGATACTTGTGGTTTTTGAAAAACACATCATGAAAACACAAGCCTGTGAATGTATGTTAGACTGTAATCCTGCGGCTGGTTATCCCTGTGTTATTAATAAATGTCTTGcaacaataaacaaaaaggaaacactcTTTCACTTGGCAGTTGCAGGACAAACATGCGGAGGTCACTGACAGGCTGTACCCACAAAAGGGCTTTTGGGAGTTGGAGCCGTGTTTGGATGGGGTTTCCATGGAAGCACAGCCTGTTTTCAGCTTCGCAGGGAGAAGCTCTGGGTGATGGTGACCAGCTGGGAAGGACGGGGGCGGGGACAGCTGGCATTTCCTCATCCTGCCCAGACACCTTGGACTGCTGCTCACACTGTGCCTGGGAGCGGAAGACGGAGAAGGAAATCTTCCCCTCTCAGTGGGATTAGACCTGCACCTTCTAAATCTCAGGCAGAGCCTGAGACGGCGGTGGCCCTGGCAGGTCTGTGCTTCTCGCCCATGAAATGCAGAGTCAGTACCTCCTCTCCCTCTCATAAATACTGAAAAGACCAAGCAGGCTTGAGAAAGGAGACAAATGGGCTCCAGGCTAGACATCTACAACCAGCCTCCCGTTTATACTTCAAGGGAGAAATAACAGCAACAGGGTAAATAGCGGACTTTGCCTCCTGTGGATTAAGACACTGGTAATGGCTGGGGCAGAGAGCGGCTAAGTCCTGCTTGAGTaaaagaccaagaggtcacatATTTCTCATCcttggggtcagggagacccTGACTGTACATGTGCAGAGAGACTCTTTggggtcaaaaagggaggggTGCTACCCCATAACAGGTGTTGTCAATCTTCCCAAAACCCCCCAGGCTGGAATCCACCTTTGCTAAAAGATGTGCACACATACCAGGTAGGGCCCTGGGTTTGAACAGGTATGAGAAACACAGCAAGGTAACTggccagaggaaaacaaagaccctGAACAACTGCCCCATATAAGTGATTAAATTACCCCTTGGAAGGCTCCCCACCAGCAGGCGCATCCATCCACACtctgttctgtttctcttctaaACTGCTTCCCATCGTGCTCTTCCACGTGTGCTGTGCTTGTAGTAATAAACTCTATGCCTGTTTTTACAGTttctgcctccttgaaacattctt from the Phacochoerus africanus isolate WHEZ1 chromosome 15, ROS_Pafr_v1, whole genome shotgun sequence genome contains:
- the AGT gene encoding angiotensinogen, with product MAPAGLSLGAAVLGLLAWASLAAGDRVYIHPFHLLVYSKSSCEQLEKTGAETPTDLTFAPVPIQAKSSPVDEEALREALVQATEGLEAEDRLRAVKVGMLLNFMGFHMYKTLSATWSAAGGAVFSPVALFGTLTSFYLGASDPTARRLQAFLGVPGEDQGCTSRLDGHKVLSALQTIQGLLVTHGRAGSQARLLLSTVVGLFTVPGLRLKQRFVQDLAPFAPVTLPRSLDLSSDPDLAAEKINRFMQAVTGWKMGTPLTGVSPDSTLLLNTYVHFQGKVKGFSLLPGLQEFRVDNTTSVSVPMLSGTGTFHYWSDDQNNLSVIRVPLSAHASLLLIQPHTFDLHKVEALTFQHNFLTWIKNLSPRAIRLTMPQLTLQGSYDLQDLLAQTKLPTLLGAEANLRKISDDDLRVGKVLNSVLFELKADEGEQPTESALQPAGPEALEVTLNSPFLLAVLERESAALTFLGRVANPISAA